AGGATGGCCAACAGGCCCACGATGCCCAGGGCCACCGGGATGGACCAGCCGAAGATCGCGTGGCCCACGGCGCCGGCAAGGATCCCGGCGCCCGCCGCCTGGATGAGGGATCCCGACAGGGAGGCCATGATCTCCTGGGTGGCGTAGGCCACCGAGGACAGCGCGTCGGAGCTGAACACCGCCAGGGCGATGGGATTGCTGATCTTGGTGTGCTGGGTCTCTTCGCTGGACAGCCGCCGCCCCAGCAGGATCCGCCTCAAGCTCTGCATCCGTGTCTCCCGGACAGAAAGCTACTCCAGTATGGGCTCGAGGTGGTAGGGGATCGAGATGACCACGGTCTTGGGCTTCATGAGCAGGGTGGTCTTGATGCGCCAGGCGGTTTGGTTGTGGAGGAGGTTGGCCCACCAGTGGCCCGTGACGAACTCCGGCAGGATCACGGTGATGGTGTACTCCGGCTCCACGCGGCGCATGCGGTCCAGCTCCTCCACGATGGGCTCCACGATCTTGCGGTAGGGGCTGCGGATGGAGCGGAGGGGGATGCCCTCGCAGTAGCGGGGCCAGTCCGAGCGCAGGCGCTCCAGGGCGGCGCTGTCGCGCCCGTTCTCGTCGGGGAAGTCCACGGTGAGGGCCTCGACCTCGCCGTGGTCCGCGATGACCTTGGCGTAGTTCAGCGACTGCACCACCCCGGAGTGGATGCCCGAGACCAGCACCACCACCCGGTTCTTGCGGGGGCTGATGAAGTCGGCGCGGCTGCCCGCCAGGATCGACTTCACCCGGATGTAGTGGCGGTGGATGTTGAAGAAGCCCATCACCATGACCGGCAGCACCAGCACCACCACCCAGGCGCCGTGGGTGAACTTCGTCACGATGATGACCGCCATCACAACCAGCGTCGTGAGGGCCCCGGCCCCGTTGATGACCGACTTGAGGGCCCAGCGCTGTCCGCGCAGCTTGAGCCAGTGCCTGACCATGCCGGTCTGCGACAGGGTGAACCCCAGGAACACGCCCACGGCGTACAGCGGCAGCAGGTGGTGCTCACGGGCGTTGAAGATCCACAGCAGGACCCCCGACAGGAACGACAGGATGAAGATGCCGTTCGAGAACACCAGGCGGTCGCCCTGGCTCGCGAACTGCCGGGGGAGGAAGCCGTCCCGGGCCATCATGGCCGCCAGGCGGGGGAAGTCCGCGTAGGCCGTGTTGGCCGCCAGACACAGGATCAGCATCGTGAAGGCCTGCATGACCAGGTAGGTGACGTGGGGAAGGCCGGGGCCGTTCCCGAGAATCCGGTGCTCCAGCATGGACAGCAGGGACTCGCCTTCGCCGGTGTACATGATGCCGAAGTGGTTGGACAGCCAGGTGATGCCCAGGAACATGGCGCCGAGCATCAGCACCATGGCCACCATGGTCTTGCCTGCGTTCCGCGCCGTGGGCTCCCGGAAGGCAGACACGCCATTGGAGATGGCCTCCACCCCGGTCAGGGCCGTGCAGCCCGCGCTGTAGGCCTTCATGAACACCCAGATGGCCAGCCAGCCCGGAAGGGGCGGGGCCGCCACCGCGTGGTGCTCGCCGACGGACACGCCGCCCGCGAAGTAGCGCCAGAATCCCAGCCCGATGATCGCGAACATCGAGATCACGAACCCGTAGGTCGGCACCGAGAACACCGCGCCGCTCTCCTTGACGCCCCGCAGGTTGATCAATCCGATGACGGCCACCACGGCCAGCGCCAGGGCCACCCGATGGGCATCGGCCGCAGGAAAGGCGCTGGTGATGGCCGTGACGCCGGCGGAGACGCTCACCGCCACCGTCAGCACGTAATCCACCAGCAGCGAGGCGCCCGCCACCTGGGCCGGCACCTCGCCCAGGTTCTCCTTGGCCACGATGTAGGCACCGCCCCCGCTGGGGTAGGCGAAGATGGTCTGCCGGTAGCTGATGGTGAGGATCGTCAGCAGCAGGACGATGCCCACGGCCACGGGCCAGGACCAGGACAGCACCGCCGGTCCGAAGGCCGCCATGGCCATGTAGGGGCCGAGCACGGCCATGATCTCGCCGGTGGCATAGGCCACGGAGGAGAGCGCGTCCGAGCTGAACACCGCCAGGGCCACCGGGTTGCTGATGCGGGCTTCGTGGCTTTCTTCGCTGGCGAGGCGGCGGCCCAGCAGGAAGCGTCGGACATTGGCCATCTTCGGGGCTCCAGGTTCAGCGGGCCATCAGCCAGAGGCCGGATAGGGTCGCGGCAAGCCCCACCAGCTTGGAGGGCTGGAGCTGCTCGCGGAAAAGAAGAAAGGCCAGCAGGGCGACCAGGACGAAGTTGGCGTTCATGACCCCGATGGCCACGGCGGTCTTGGCTCCCCGGGTGAAGCTCTCGTTCACCAGGATCAGGGCCGTGGCGGTGCAGGCGCCGGCCACCAGACCCCAGGCCACGGCCCCGGCGGACCCGCCGGGGCGGCCCCGCCACAGCCAATAGGCCACGGCCAGGGGCAGCTCCCCGATCACCACCCAGAGGAGGACGGCCGCCGGGCTGAGCCCCCGCTGCCCCGCGGCCTTCATGCCCAGGTTGCCCAGGCCCATGAGGACCATCGATGCCAGTGCCCAGCCAAACCACGCCATACCCATCACACTCCAAGGGAACCCATTATGGCGGTTGCCGCAGGCTGTGGGGACAAGGGTTGACGGAGGCCACACGCATTTTCGCCCTCCATTGGGTGGAGGCGACTCTCCCACCGCCCGGGAGGATGGCTTGGCCATTCCCCGGGGTTACGGGAAACTGGAAGATCAGGAGGCCCGATGGCCCGTTTCTCCAAGCGTGTGGGCCGCGAAGTCCTCGACGGCCACCCCCGCCTGCCCGAGTGGATCACCAAGGAGCGGGTGAAACTCGGCGACCTGCACGGCATGAAGAAGGACCTGCGGGACTCGCACCTCCACACGGTCTGTGAGGAGGCCCGCTGCCCCAATCGGACCCACTGCTTCACCCACGGCACGGCCACCTTCCTGCTCATGGGCGAGGTCTGCACCCGGGCCTGCGGCTTCTGCAGCATCCAGAGCGGCAAGCCCCGCCTCCTGGACCCCCACGAGCCCCAGGAGACCGCCGAGCGCGTGGCGGCCCTGAACCTCCGCTTCGCCGTGCTCACCTCGGTGAACCGCGACGACCTGCCGGACGGCGGCGCCGCCCACTTCGCCGAGACCGTCCTGGCCATCCGCCGCCGCAACCCCGGCGTGGGCGTGGAGGTGCTGGTGCCGGACTTCCTGGGCGACCTGGACGCCGTGGCCCGGGTGGTGGCCGCGGGCCCCACCGTCTTCAACCACAACACGGAGACCGTGCCCAGCCTCTACCCCGAGGTGCGGCCCGCGGGCAGGTTTGAGCGGAGCCTTCGGGTGCTGGCGCATGCGAAGGCGCTGGGGACGGCCCTGTATGGGTCCGGGTTCCGCACCAAGAGCGGCCTCATGCTCGGGCTCGGCGAAACCGAGGCCGAGCTCATGACCACCTTCGAGGCCCTGGCCGCGCATGGCGTGGACATCCTCACCCTGGGCCAGTACCTGCGCCCCACCCGCCACCAGCTGCCCGTGAAGCGCTACGTGCCCCCCGAGGCGTTCGCGGAGCTGGGCGCCAAGGCCAAGGCCTTCGGCTTCCAGACCGTCTACGCGGGCCCGCTGGTGCGCTCCAGCTTCAACGCCCACGAGGTTTCGGGCCTGGAAGGCATCAGCATCGCCTGAGGGACACCCACGCCGAAACCACGGGACTGGTTGTTTGAGTAATAAAAATTATCTGGTTTGAGCCGACCCGCTCGGAGCCAGGTGGATGGACAGCTTGGTGAGGGCCTCGGCCGCGGGGATGAAGAAGTTCATGTTGCCCCCCTTGAGGCCTGTGGCCAGATCCGCGATGCCCACCACGTATCCGGCCGCGTCCACCAGGGGGCCGCCGCTGTTGCCGGGGAGGATGGACACATCGCTCTGAAGGAAACGACCGCCCGGAGCGTCCCGGAAGCCGCTCACCACGCCGCGGGTGACGGACCCATTGAATGTGTCACCCAGGGGGGAACCGATGGCAAACACTTCCTCGCCGGTCCCGGGGTCGCCGGCGCGGATGGGCAGGGGATCAAACGGGATGGCTGCGGTCTTGACAAGGGCGACGTCCCGCTTGGGATCGCAGCTCAGCACTTCACCCGGCAGCACCCGGCCGGTCGCCGTCTTGATCTTCACCAGCTTGGAGTTGCCCAACACGTGATTCGCCGTGAGGAGGTGACCATCCCTGCTGATATAAAACCCCGTCCCGGTTCTGGAGCCGGTCTCCACGGTCACCACGGCCGCCTGGATCAGCGCGCTGTTCTTCACGGTACCGCCGGCGAGGGCCTGGACCGCGGGGAAGGTGAAGGCGGCTTCAGCCTGCGCCGGGCCGGAAGGCAGGGGGGCGACAAGGGCCTCCTTGAAGGAGGGCTGGAGGAAGAGGTTGGACACCAGCGAATCAATCCCGGCATCCACGATCTTCGCCCAATGCATGTCCCGGGTGGGCATCACGAACGAGCCCGTGGAGGTGAACTCGCCCACGACCTTCTGGGTCTTCGGATTGAGCAGGGCCCACTTGGCCTCCAGGGATACGTCCCCTTTTGATTCCACGGTCGTGCACAGGTTCAGGGTCATTTTCTTGAGCAGGACCCCCAGTTCGAGCTCGGCTTCCTCGGGCTTGCTGGTGGACTCGAACACGGAGTCACTGGCCTTCGGTTCGGGGATGTGTTGGGTCGCGAGCTCCTTCTTGATCCGAGCATAGAGCTTGCCCCCCACCACCTTCTGGAGGTTCTCGTTCCAGACGATGTCGGTCGGATTACTGCACCACAGGCTGCGGGTCTGCTGTCCGATCACATCCCCGGTCTTCAGGCTCGCGACGAACCGCTTGAAAACCATTGTGTGGGGAGTGGGCTTGGGGCTCGGTGCGAGCGCGGAGGCTTGTGCGGGCGACGTGGCAGCCGGGCTGGAGGCGCTGGGCGAATCGGCCCAGAGCGCCACGGCCATTCCCAACCCAAGAAGACAAGACAGCGACGTGTGCACGAAAACTCCTCGCGAAGACAGACCCGGAATACGAGGCTGCGTGCACCCCAGGGTTTCTGATCTAAAGGTTATCTGATGCCGGGCCCTAGATCGCGGATTCATCAGGTCCGCGGCGGATGTTGGTCTCCGCGCACTAGACACGCAACCCGTCGCCCGCGACCTGCCACATGTCCCTCGAGCCCTTCTCGGAGCCGAATCGCAAGACCAAGGCTTCGACGTCAAAACCCTGTTCGCTGGTCCCCTTGTGCGCTCCAGCTTCAATGCCCACGAGGTTTCGGGCACGGAGGGCATCAGCATTGCCTGAGGCGGTGGGGGTCGTTAGCGAGCCTTCAAGGCCATGGATGCCTGGAGCGGGTGGTGCTCCACTCGAACCTCGTTCCCAATGTGGATGGTCAGCAGGTCTTCCGCGCCCTGCAGGGGTCCCGTGTAGGTCGTCCGGGTTTGTGCCAGGACCCGCGCCGTATTGGGCGCGTGGGAATAGACCGCCAGGCGGGGCGCCACACGGCGGAATACCGTGCCCGCCTGCTCGGGCGTCGTGTGGTGCGCGATGATCGCGTCGACGATGGCCGGGCTTGGACGGTCCGGCCGGGTGCGGAGCATCTCGGGATCGATGGCCTCGTGGATCAGTACGTCGACACCCCGCGCGTGGCGAATGAGGTTCTCCGAGACACGCGTATCGCCAGAGAGCACGACCGAATGGCCGCCGTAATCGACGCGGTAGCCGAACGCCGGCCCCACCACACCGTGGTCGACGAGAAAAGCCGCCACCGTCAGCCCGTTCTCCTTGAAAACGACGCCTTCCTCCGTGATGTCGTGGCTCACCACCGTGATGCCGGCCGCAGGGAAATGCTCATCGACATCACGCCGCACGTGGATGTCGAAGGCGAAGGCCTGCTGCAGGTGGTTCATCATGTCGCGGGTACCCGTCGGCCCCCACACCGTGAGCGGCACGGCGCGCCGCCCGGCTGCCCAGCCGACCAGCAAGAGGTCGGGGAGCTGGATCACGTGGTCCGAATGCAGGTGCGTGAGGAATACCCGTGAGATCGAGCCGATCGGAATGCCGGCCTGCGCCAGCCGGAGGGTCGCCCCCCGACCGCAGTCGAAGAGGAGGCGCTGTCCGCCCGCCTCGACGAGGATGCTGGCGCCGTACTGCTCCAGGTTGACCACCGGTCCCACGCCCGTGCCGAGCAGGACGACCTTGAGGCTTTCGGGCTGGGGCGCCACTGGGGGTGCCGGAGGGCCGGTCTGCGCCGGTGGGACCCCGGCCGCACGAGCGGCGAGACTCGGGGCAAGGGCCGCAAACACCTGGGCCATAAGAAAGACACCGATGGCGGACGCGCGGTGCTTGGTCATCGGGGCTCCCCGGGGTGGACCAGTGCGGTTCAAGGTGCCATGCCGCCCGTCTTGCCGGCATGGGGCAGTGTGGTGCCCGGCGGACCAGGCCGCAACCGCGAAGGGAGTCCACCTTCTGGTGGGGCCCACCCTCGCAGATCCCGGCGGCCCTCAGCCCCGCCGCGGCTCCACGACGATGGCCGCCGGCTCGGCGGGACAGGCGAAGACGCACAGCCCACAGCCCGTGCAGACGTCCGCCTCCACCACGGGATGGCCCACGGCCTCGCCCTCCCGGGGCTCGGCGATCCGGATGGCTTCTTCGGGATAGGGACAGCGGTCCACGCAGACGCGGCAGGCCCGGGGTTCCCGGTCCAGGTCGCCCCAGGTGGCGCATAGGCTGGGCTTCACGCGGGCGGTGCCCATGCGCACGGCCTTCGGCCCTTCGAGCACGGTGCCATCGGCCCGGACGAGTCGGGGCCACACGAGGGCCTCGTCGTCGCACTCGGCAATGCAGGGCAGCGTGGTGCAGAGGAAGCAGGGGATGCTCCTCGGGTCCAGGTAGGGGGTCTTCAGGCCCAGGCCGGCGCTGGGCCCGGCCTTGAGGATGGCGTTTTCCGGGCAGGCCCGCATGCACTTGTCGCAGCGGGTGCACTTGGTGAGGAACTCCAGCTCGTCCAGGGCCCCGGGGGGCCGCAACAGCTTCGGCCCCAGGCTCGTCACCGCCTCCTCCACGCGGTTCGCCACGAAGCCGGCGAAGAGGGTCCCCAGGGACTTGAAGAAGTCGCCGCGTTCCTGGGGTTCCTCGAGCTTCTTGGCCACGGCTGCTTCAATCCATCAATCCCAGCACCCGCATGGTGGGCCGCAGGGTGCCCCACAACACGGGGTCGAAGCCCAGGGTGAGGACCGCGGCCTTCCCGTCGCTGGCGAGGTCCAGGTGGGCCAGCAGGTCCGCGCTCACCGCCACGTCGCGGGAGCTGGGCGGGGCGGCCACCCAGGCCACGCCGGCCGGGGCGGCCTTTTTGGCCAGGGCCTTCCCCTCCGCGGCGCGAACCTGGAGGATCAGCAGATCACCGTGAAAGGAGGGCACCCGGATCTCCATGAGGCGGCCCTTGCCCGCGACGGGCGCCACGGGCACCACTTCGAAGGCCTGGCGATAGCCCAGCTTGGCCAGGTCGGGATCTTCGCCGTTGAGGACCGCCAGGGTCTGCTCCACGAGGCCGTCCAGCCCCCGGTCGCCCATCCAGGCCACGGAGCGCAGGTGGGTCCCGCCCACCTCGCCCAGTCCCTCGACCAGGGAGGGCAGGAGGGCCAGCACCTGCTCCAGGGCCGGGCGACCCCGCAGCGACTTGGCGCCCTGGGGCCAGGGGCCGACCAGGGGCATGGGATCGATCCTGGCCTCGGGCTCGGAGCGGAGGTCCAGGATGCGGCCGGGGAACCCCTCCAGCAGGTCCGGGTCGGGTGTGTCCGCCAGGATCACCGCGTCCAGCCCCTCCAGCAGGAGGCGGCTCGGCGCGAAGACCACCAGGTCCCCCACCTCCTCCTCCACGGTGAGGGCGCCGATGGACAGGGGCAGCACGGAGGCGTCCCGGGCCTCCAGGGCCCCCACGAGTTCGCGACC
This DNA window, taken from Geothrix edaphica, encodes the following:
- a CDS encoding APC family permease, encoding MANVRRFLLGRRLASEESHEARISNPVALAVFSSDALSSVAYATGEIMAVLGPYMAMAAFGPAVLSWSWPVAVGIVLLLTILTISYRQTIFAYPSGGGAYIVAKENLGEVPAQVAGASLLVDYVLTVAVSVSAGVTAITSAFPAADAHRVALALAVVAVIGLINLRGVKESGAVFSVPTYGFVISMFAIIGLGFWRYFAGGVSVGEHHAVAAPPLPGWLAIWVFMKAYSAGCTALTGVEAISNGVSAFREPTARNAGKTMVAMVLMLGAMFLGITWLSNHFGIMYTGEGESLLSMLEHRILGNGPGLPHVTYLVMQAFTMLILCLAANTAYADFPRLAAMMARDGFLPRQFASQGDRLVFSNGIFILSFLSGVLLWIFNAREHHLLPLYAVGVFLGFTLSQTGMVRHWLKLRGQRWALKSVINGAGALTTLVVMAVIIVTKFTHGAWVVVLVLPVMVMGFFNIHRHYIRVKSILAGSRADFISPRKNRVVVLVSGIHSGVVQSLNYAKVIADHGEVEALTVDFPDENGRDSAALERLRSDWPRYCEGIPLRSIRSPYRKIVEPIVEELDRMRRVEPEYTITVILPEFVTGHWWANLLHNQTAWRIKTTLLMKPKTVVISIPYHLEPILE
- a CDS encoding EamA family transporter, whose protein sequence is MAWFGWALASMVLMGLGNLGMKAAGQRGLSPAAVLLWVVIGELPLAVAYWLWRGRPGGSAGAVAWGLVAGACTATALILVNESFTRGAKTAVAIGVMNANFVLVALLAFLLFREQLQPSKLVGLAATLSGLWLMAR
- the lipA gene encoding lipoyl synthase, whose product is MARFSKRVGREVLDGHPRLPEWITKERVKLGDLHGMKKDLRDSHLHTVCEEARCPNRTHCFTHGTATFLLMGEVCTRACGFCSIQSGKPRLLDPHEPQETAERVAALNLRFAVLTSVNRDDLPDGGAAHFAETVLAIRRRNPGVGVEVLVPDFLGDLDAVARVVAAGPTVFNHNTETVPSLYPEVRPAGRFERSLRVLAHAKALGTALYGSGFRTKSGLMLGLGETEAELMTTFEALAAHGVDILTLGQYLRPTRHQLPVKRYVPPEAFAELGAKAKAFGFQTVYAGPLVRSSFNAHEVSGLEGISIA
- a CDS encoding S1C family serine protease, with translation MIGQQTRSLWCSNPTDIVWNENLQKVVGGKLYARIKKELATQHIPEPKASDSVFESTSKPEEAELELGVLLKKMTLNLCTTVESKGDVSLEAKWALLNPKTQKVVGEFTSTGSFVMPTRDMHWAKIVDAGIDSLVSNLFLQPSFKEALVAPLPSGPAQAEAAFTFPAVQALAGGTVKNSALIQAAVVTVETGSRTGTGFYISRDGHLLTANHVLGNSKLVKIKTATGRVLPGEVLSCDPKRDVALVKTAAIPFDPLPIRAGDPGTGEEVFAIGSPLGDTFNGSVTRGVVSGFRDAPGGRFLQSDVSILPGNSGGPLVDAAGYVVGIADLATGLKGGNMNFFIPAAEALTKLSIHLAPSGSAQTR
- a CDS encoding MBL fold metallo-hydrolase, translating into MTKHRASAIGVFLMAQVFAALAPSLAARAAGVPPAQTGPPAPPVAPQPESLKVVLLGTGVGPVVNLEQYGASILVEAGGQRLLFDCGRGATLRLAQAGIPIGSISRVFLTHLHSDHVIQLPDLLLVGWAAGRRAVPLTVWGPTGTRDMMNHLQQAFAFDIHVRRDVDEHFPAAGITVVSHDITEEGVVFKENGLTVAAFLVDHGVVGPAFGYRVDYGGHSVVLSGDTRVSENLIRHARGVDVLIHEAIDPEMLRTRPDRPSPAIVDAIIAHHTTPEQAGTVFRRVAPRLAVYSHAPNTARVLAQTRTTYTGPLQGAEDLLTIHIGNEVRVEHHPLQASMALKAR
- a CDS encoding 4Fe-4S dicluster domain-containing protein, giving the protein MAKKLEEPQERGDFFKSLGTLFAGFVANRVEEAVTSLGPKLLRPPGALDELEFLTKCTRCDKCMRACPENAILKAGPSAGLGLKTPYLDPRSIPCFLCTTLPCIAECDDEALVWPRLVRADGTVLEGPKAVRMGTARVKPSLCATWGDLDREPRACRVCVDRCPYPEEAIRIAEPREGEAVGHPVVEADVCTGCGLCVFACPAEPAAIVVEPRRG